The halophilic archaeon DL31 nucleotide sequence GCGATGATGACCCTTACGAGGACGTCGACATAGACACTCTCCCGAACTGGTGGCGGGAGGCTATCGAGGAATTCCGGGAGTATGGCCTCCGACCGTTCCGTCCAGCCCGGTTTGAGGACTCGTCGCTGAAGTTCGAGGTGGTCTTGGAACTCGAACAGGAGCTCGGCGTCGACGTGCGCTTCGTCGGCATTGACACCCGTTACGGGGACGACTGGACAGTAGAGGTCGACGGCGATGCGGTCGGTACCGTTCCCCGGCGACGCGACCCCGACGGGTACACAATTTTCGAGATGACCGCCGACGAGTTCGAGACGTGGCTTCGCGTGCGAGTCGACGCGGAATAACCCTCGTAACCGACGTAAGGTCACCGAATTCGATTTGCGCGACGGCGATATCTCTTGTCGCCGCGCACCCCACGTCCGGAACCAGACGGAATCGGGTCCGTCCAAAACTACTTGGTCGCTACCTGTGAACAGTGAACGTACGGTGTCGTGAATGAGCGAAAAGTTCAACGTGTACGTCTCCCGCGACGATAGAGTAGAGCATCGAAACTACGGCATGGGCCTCGAATCGTTGGTCGAGGACCCCGAGGTCGAGCTTACGTTCATGCCGAAACGCGAGTACCACACCATCCGAACAGAGGATCTGCGCGGTGCGGACGCTGTCATCCTCCTGAAGGACCAGATCACCGCAGAGACACTCGACGGTCTCGACGACCTCCGGGTCGTTAGCCGATTCGGAGCCGGGTTCGACGGCGTCGACATCGGTGCCTGCACCGACCAGGGGATCGTCGTCACGAACGCCCCGCAGGGCGTCCGGCACTCCGTG carries:
- a CDS encoding hypothetical protein (KEGG: nmg:Nmag_2248 hypothetical protein), whose product is MVSGGAQSLGTMVKTLAVPVSGMTDGNPEHNRSFDDLPRRDDDPYEDVDIDTLPNWWREAIEEFREYGLRPFRPARFEDSSLKFEVVLELEQELGVDVRFVGIDTRYGDDWTVEVDGDAVGTVPRRRDPDGYTIFEMTADEFETWLRVRVDAE